In the Heterodontus francisci isolate sHetFra1 chromosome 8, sHetFra1.hap1, whole genome shotgun sequence genome, one interval contains:
- the gorab gene encoding RAB6-interacting golgin — protein MAAWAGFSDEELTRIKQLKDPLISEKPERIKRVPSTNKSRQQLQRERALQQLHSHRITEDSQVAFNLPEQQLSKPKMRAPQATEPPSPKLWPKQAVQVTEKQPTETGVSHQKETNKPGAKASFTFQDSSVQELSTEQIKGVELRERSRLEQLQLEQRLMEEKNKRKKALLSKTIAERSKRTMAETVKLKQIQKELQTLDDLLSSDVNILRNRIEESSWEYYQAKKRYDKAEVEYVAAKLDLYKKTELKEQLTEHLCTIIQQNELRKANKLEELMQQLEMETDEERLELEIEVDNMLQQQEQFNGTDQTNAGDDESAQQVVEEGDSKSNAVKKVEEKAENRPANDAGEKEPKDKVKTQKPENLNHRIPEKIQIPIATT, from the exons ATCCATTGATCTCAGAAAAGCCAGAAAGAATTAAACGAGTACCATCAACAAACAAAAGTCGTCAGCAGCTTCAGAGGGAAAGAGCGTTGCAGCAGCTGCACAGTCACAGAATAACTGAGGACAGTCAAGTTGCTTTTAACCTTCCAGAACAGCAACTGTCCAAACCAAAGATGAGAGCTCCACAAGCCACAGAGCCGCCATCACCCAAGCTCTGGCCAAAGCAGGCTGTGCAAGTGACTGAAAAGCAACCAACTGAAACTGGAGTAAGCCACCAGAAAGAAACCAATAAACCTGGAGCCAAAGCATCATTTACATTCCAGGATTCCTCAGTGCAAGAGTTATCAACAGAACAGATCAAAGGGGTGGAATT GCGCGAGAGATCACGTCTGGAACAGCTACAGCTGGAACAGCGATTAATGGAAGAGAAGAATAAACGCAAGAAAGCACTTCTGTCAAAGACCATTGCAGAAAG ATCTAAGCGAACCATGGCAGAAACTGTGAAACTAAAGCAGATCCAAAAGGAACTTCAGACCTTGGATGATTTGTTATCGAGTGATGTTAACATATTACGCAATCGGATTGAAGAGTCCAGTTGGGAGTATTATCAGGCTAA AAAGAGGTATGATAAGGCAGAAGTGGAATACGTTGCAGCAAAATTGGATCTGTACAAGAAGACTGAATTGAAGGAGCAGCTGACTGAGCATCTTTGTACCATAATCCAGCAGAATGAGTTACGCAAAGCTAATAAGCTGGAGGAGCTGATGCAGCAATTGGAAATGGAGACAGATGAAGAGCGGCTAGAACTAGAGATTGAAGTGGACAATATGTTGCAACAGCAGGAACAGTTCAACGGGACTGATCAGACTAATGCAGGTGATGATGAATCAGCACAGCAAGTTGTTGAAGAGGGGGACAGCAAGAGTAACGCAGTTAAAAAGGTTGAAGAAAAGGCAGAGAACCGTCCTGCTAATGATGCAGGTGAGAAAGAACCAAAGGACAAAGTTAAAACTCAAAAACCAGAGAACTTGAACCATAGAATTCCAGAGAAGATTCAAATACCTATTGCGACAacttga